A window of Pusillimonas sp. DMV24BSW_D genomic DNA:
TAACGCTCGCACACCAATCGCGCGCGCTGCATCCTCATCTTCCCTGATCGCCCGCCAAAAATAACCCAAGCGAGACCGAATCAATAATGCCGTTCCCCAGAAGCCCAGAATACTTAGCACCAGAAAACAAAAGTAATAGAACGTCGTACCGCCGCGTAAACTAAGCAACGGATGTGTGTCTTGCGCGACACGCAGAAAATACCCGGCATTGCCCCCTACGAACGACCAGTTTTCGAACGACAAACGACCCATTTCGGCAACCGCAATCGTTAGCAAGGTGAAATAAATACCTTTTACAGCGAAGCGAAAACCCAGCCAGGCCACAAATGCGCCCACGACGGCACTGATTGCTGCACCAATCAGGATACCCAGCCATGGCGACAGGCCGAAAGTGCCCACCGACACGGCGCAGGCATATGCCCCCAAACCAATATATAAACCGTGCCCCAGCGACAACTGCCCAACATACCCCATCATCAAGTTCCAAGCCTGCCCGAAAAAAGCAAACATCATGATCAGGGTAAGCACAGCGACGATGGAATCGGATGTGACGACAGGTAGAAAAGCCATAATGGCGAAGAACGCAATAGCCAGCCCACCCCACATTCGGGTTGTTGCATTATTCATCGTTGCTTTACTCCAAATAAACCTTGCGGACGCAACAACAGCACCAGAATCATCAACCCATAAGAGAACATGGCTTTCATGGCCGGATTAATGAGTAGTGCTGCGACACTTTCCGATACTCCGATCAGAATGCCGCCCACTAAGGCGCCCATCAAACTTCCCATTCCCCCAATAATGACAATAATGAAAGCCAGTAGGGTTAGTTCACCAGCCAGATAAGGCTGTGTGTCAAAAATGGGGGAAATCAATGTACCCGCTACACCTGCACACGCCACACCGATACCTGCGGTGACCGCATATAAGCGATTTACCCGCAACCCGATCGCCTGAGCGCCGGTTTGGTTATCAGCGGCGGCCCGAATAGCGGAGCCTGTTGTGGAGTAACGCAGAAAAAGCAGTAATAGGGCAATCATCACCAAAGCCACTGCAGCACCATATAAGCGAACCGCATCCAGACGCAAGCCGAAAACCTCGTACGTTTCAAAGCTTGACGGGTCGGCGATAGAACGCGCATCGGGGCCGAACACCAGCATGTGTATGCCGGTAATGATGAGTGCCAGACCTATAAATAAAATGAACTGAGCATGATGCGGGCGCCGAATGAACCGGTTGATCAAACCGATTTGCAAGACATAACCGACACAAAACATGATGATTGCGGACAGCGGCACGGCCATAACCGGCGTAATATCGAGCGAAAGCCAAAGCAAATAGCCGATATACATACCCAGCACCACAAGTTCACCGTGGGCAAAGTTCACTACCCGCATCACCCCAAACATAATAGTGAGGCCCAGCGCAATAAGCGCATAAACAATGCCGATGAGAACGCCGCCTGCAATCACATTGGCGTACAAAGAATACATGGAAAACCTTTCAGGCTTGGAACAAACAAACTAAACAGAGCCCCTTCACGGAAGGGGCTCCATCCAAAGCACCGTCATTTGAACGCGAAATCAGCGTTCGTTGAACGGACGCATCGGATACACCACCTCAGCCACTGCGGCTTCGGCCGGACCAACTACCGTCGGCTCACTATTTTGATTTTGCAGCAAAGCAACACCAATGTTGGGGTTTTGGCCTTTCTCGTTAAACTGAATCGGACCGCCCCACATAACGTGGTCTTTAATATCGGTGGTTTTAAGTGCCGCGTGAATGGCGGCTGCGTCATTCGACTTGGCCCGACGCAAGGCGTCTGCCACAATATCAACCGCCTCGTAAGAAAATCCCACATTCAACTCAAAACGGTTTTTGCTGTCCATTGCCTCAAAGCGTTTGGCCAACTCCACCGCGCGCGGATTCTTCACATTCAACCATGGCACACACACCATGTAATCGTCGCCGTACTTACCCAATGCATCAGTAAACGCTTTTTCGTAAGGCCCAGGACTTCCCGGGCCGATAATGGCTTTGGGGTTGTATTCTTGCTTTACCATTTCGCGAACAATCATAATTGCATCGTTGACACGGGTAATCGGCAATAACAACTCAGCGCCGGTCGCCTTGGCTTTTGCCACTTCAACAGACAAATCTTTGGCACGAACGTCGTAGCCGATCGTATCCAGAATTTCGATTGGCAAGTTCTGTTTCGCCCACTCAGCCTGCATGGCTTTCAGTGCCGACTGCCCGAATGTGTCATTCACATAGAGCACCGTCGCGGTTTTAGGTGGGTCGTCGGTTTTGGCGGCCAGTTCCCGAATACGCTGCACCGCATTGGAAACCAATTGCGTGGCCGGCGTGAAATTACGGAAAATCTGCGTAAAACCTTGCTCGGTAATTTGAGGCGCCGAAGCGATATTGATGACCAACGGTACCTTGGCTGCCTCGCACGCCTGAGCGGCGGAAATGGTCGCACCAGTATCCCAGCAGCCAATCAAAACCGAGCACCCCTCACGAATCAACTTTTCGGCAGCCACACGACCGTTTTCAGCCTTGGATTCGGTATCTGCGTAAATCAACTCCATAGCCGGGCCGTTACGTTCTTTGTTGATCATGCCGGCAAACTCAACCCCGCGCCGGGACGCCTGCCCCGGAAACGCCAAAACACCGCTGGTGGGTAGAATGACACCAACTTTGGTGGGATGATTGTTCGCCCAGCTAAAACGCATGGGCAGTGCGCTCATTACCGCAGCGGCCCCGGCCGACTTGATAAGTGACCGGCGAGAGAAACGTGTATTCATAGCGACCTCCTGGCGGATCCAAATTAAAAAAACAGAAGAAAAATCGAAATGTGTTTTAAATATGAAACGGTAATTTATTTATAAAACGTGCTGCTATGATAGCGAAGAGGTTCCCGAGGGGCTACGCGGAAAAACCCTTATTGATGTATCAACATAGCTTAGAATAGCGCTTTTCTGTCTACTATTTCGCTTCGACTCAAACGTCACAAGCTCACCATTTACCCTATATGTCGGATTCATCGAGCACCATTACTTTCACTCACCACGAAGCCAAACGCGTTGTACTCGGCTTGCTGGTCGCCATTTTTCTCGGCGGTCTTGAACAAACGATTGTGGCAGTAGCCCTACCCTTGATGTCGGCCGATTTAAGCGGCGTAGAGTATTTGGCATGGGTCATTTCAGGCTATTTGATTGCCATGACGGTTGCCACCCCCATTTATGGAAAGTTGGGTGACATATACGGGCGCCGTCTTATGTTGTTCAGCGCCATTGTCATTTTCTTGCTGTCATCCGTTCTATGCGCCATGGCAACCACCATGCCGGTCATGATTCTGGCCCGCGTCATTCAGGGGGTGGGCGGTGCCGGCTTATTGGCTGTGTCGCAAACAATTGTGGGCGATATTATTTCCCCGCGTGATCGTGGCCGCTATCAGGGATACATTAGCACCGCCTTTGCCATTGCCAGCGTAACGGGTCCGGTCGTCGGCGGACTGCTGACCGAATACATATCCTGGCGCTGGATTTTCTGGATCAATGTTCCGCTATGCGTGCTGGCCTACCTCACTGCGCGCCGTGCTCTAGACAAACTCCCCATTCCGAAACTGCGCCGCAGTATTGATTACCTGGGCGCCTTGCTGCTTACTGTCGGGTTAGCCATCCTGCTCATTGCCATCAGCCGGGTGGGTCATGGCACCGCAATCACCGAAAGCCTGAATCTGCTTTTATACAGCGTTTCAGTCGCTGTTCTGGCCTCGTTCATATGGCAGGAAAAAAGAGCACCCGACCCGGTTATTCCACTGATGCTTTTGCGAAATCGCGCTGTGGCAGCGTCCAGCCTCATGCTCTTTATCGCTTTCATTCAAATGATTTGCATGACAATCCTGATTCCATTGCGTCTACAAATGCTAACCCACGCAGGTGCGGATGAGGCCGCAGTACAATTACTGCCTTTATCGCTTTCAATTCCCGTTGGCGCCTGGATCGCGGGCTCACTCATGGCGAAGCTGGGACACTATCGGCGTCTGCAACTAGCCGGCACGGTCATTCTTCCGATCGCCATGGCTGCAACAGCGTACACCCCGGCCGACAGCACGCTACTGATTATCCTTTGCACATCGCTGGGTGGTTTTGCCATTGGTTTGCTACTCCCTACTTCCGCTGTGGCGGCGCAGAACGCCGTGGAGCATCGACACTTGGGTGTTGCAACCGGCCTGATTTCATTCTCCCGGTCACTCGGAGCTGCCATCGGCATCGCAGTACTCACAGCCGTATTATTTGCGCTACTGCAACAGTACACGCCTGCAGGGCTGTCCTTGTCTGTCTCCGCAACCGACGTCATTGGTGAAATGGTAGAAGGCGCTTTGCAAACGGCCACGCCTGAAGAAAGGCAAGCAATGGTGGAAGCTGGTGTCCTCGCATTCCGCCATGTTTTCCTGCTTAGTGCCGCCATCGCCCTGATTGGCATTGTGGCCTGCCTAAGTGCGCCAGACCGCCGCTTAAGTGAGAAAAAGCCCGAAGTTGAATCGCATCACTACTAATATGCTGCAATAAAAATGGCGGTGTGCGTTGAGCACACCGCCATAATCACTTTGTTACCCAATCAAGCCCCTGAACTTACTGCCCTTCCAGGAAGCTGCGAAGCTTATCGGCCCTGCTGGGGTGACGTAACTTGCGTAACGCTTTCGCCTCTATTTGACGAATACGCTCACGCGTCACGTCGAACTGCTTACCGACTTCCTCAAGCGTTTGATCAGTGCTCATTTCAACACCGAAACGCATGCGCAGCACCTTGGCCTCGCGTGGCGTTAAGGAATCAAGCACCTCTTTGACAACGTCACGCATCGAGCCGTGCAAAGCCGAATCAGAAGGCGACAAGTTCGCCAAATCCTCAATGAAGTCACCCAAATGGGAGTCGTCATCGTCACCGATAGGCGTTTCCATGGAGATGGGCTCTTTGGCAATTTTCAGTATCTTGCGGACCTTGTCTTCCGGCATATCCATTTTTTGCGCCAAGGTGGCCGGATCGGGCTCAGCACCGGTTTCCTGCAGAATCTGGCGATTGATCCGGTTCATTTTATTGATGGTTTCAATCATGTGTACCGGAATACGGATAGTACGTGCCTGGTCGGCAATGGAGCGTGTAATAGCCTGACGTATCCACCATGTCGCGTAAGTAGAGAACTTATAACCGCGACGGTACTCAAACTTGTCGACCGCTTTCATCAAGCCAATATTGCCTTCCTGAATGAGATCCAGGAACTGCAGCCCGCGATTCGTATATTTCTTGGCAATAGAAATAACCAACCTCAAGTTTGCCTCGGTCATTTCACGCTTGGCTTTACGCGCCTTGGCTTCGCCCGTAGCCATACGCTTGTTGACGTCTTTCAGATCTTTCAGGGGTAATACCACGCTAACCTGAAGGTCGATAAGCTTTTGCTGTGTTTCATGAACAGCAGGCACGTGGCGCTCCAATGTTTCCGAATAGCCATGGCCGGCAGCCACCTCTTCCAGAACCCAGTTCAAATTGGTTTCATTGCCAGGGAAAGCCTTAATGAAATAAGTACGCGACATGCCGGCGCGATCGACACAGATGTGCAAAATCTCACGCTCAAGTTTACGAACCTCAGCAACTTGGGTGCGCAGTCGATCAGCCAGTTTTTCCACCATTTTGGCCGTGAAGCGGATGCCCATAAGCTCATTAACGATGGCTTCCTGGGCCTCTTTATAAGCCGAGGAGCCATAACCTTCGTTCTCGAAGGCCTTGCGCATCTTGTCGAACCATTGATTGACTGCATCGAACTTCTTCAATGATTTAGTGCGCAACAATTCCAATTGCTTGCTGCTCATGCCGCCGGCCGGACCGTCGTCATCTTCGTCTGCGGAGACGCCGGAACCGGCATACTCTTCACCATCTTCGTCAATCAGGCCATCGACGATTTCATCGATTTGCGCCTGACCATCGCGTACACGCTGAACATGCTCCAGAATTTCATTCACAGTTGTGGGGCAAGCGGCAATTGCCATCACCATGTGCTTCAAGCCGTCTTCGATACGTTTGGCAATTTCAATTTCACCTTCGCGTGTGAGCAGCTCAACCGTGCCCATTTCGCGCATATACATGCGAACAGGGTCGGTGGTACGGCCAAAATCGGAATCGACCGTGGTAAGTGCCGCTTCCGCCTCGTCCTCTACGTCGTCATCGCTGGAAGCAACGGGTGCGTTGTCATTCAAAAGCAACGACTCTGCATCAGGCGCCTGATCGTAGACCGAAATGCCCATGTCGCTGAAAGTACTGATGATGCCGTCGATTGCTTCGGCATCCACCAAGTCGTCAGGAAGATGGTCGTTAATTTCACCGTAAGTTAAGTAACCACGCTCTTTACCCAGTTTAATCAGAATCTTCAAACGATTGCGACGCGCTTCTTGTTCTTCAGGCGTCAGGTTACGGGCCGGCGTATCTTTCTCGCCTTTGGCACGTTTGCCTCCACGCTTGGAAACCGGCTTAAGGTCAGGAATAACTTCGGCTTCGACATCCATATCGTTATCGTCGAAAGCACCATCGTTGTTAGCCGCCTTGGCCGGACGACCGGGGCGACGCCCGGTAGGCGCGGCGCGGGCTTTACGTTTCTTCGGCTCAGTGCCCTCGGTTTCGGGCTTGGCCTTACGGCCCGCCGTCTTGCGGGCCGGCTTATCGACCGCAGCAGCCTTAGTTGCCTTCTTTACTTCGACTGCCTCGGCTTCGGGGTTGGCCGCCGCCTTGGAGCCACGTGCGGCAGTTTTGCGCGCAGGCTTCTTATCTGTTCCTGCTTTTACCGTGGCCTTGCTTTCACTTTTTGTGGCGGCCATAGTTTTAGGCTTGCGGGTTGCCGACGTCAATTCAACATCGTGCAAGGTTTTGTCAGTCGCTTTGGTCATATTCGCTTCCGAAGACGCACCAACCGTCATTGGACCGCTTATTGGCCAATGCGTGATGCTCAAAAACAGGGTTTTCTACACCTGGCTGCCCGTTGTTTTTGTTGCTTTCTTCAATAAACACGCCCATTAATAATTAATGCCTGACCACATTCGGGTTACAGGTTGCACAAAAGGCCATATTGTGAAGAACGCGCTAAAAACGCGTGGGAAACTAGTAACGTGTAAAACCCTTTATTTTACAATAGTTATTCAAATTCAAACAGTTAAAACGCGTGAAATATTGCGGCCGGATCAGGATCCCGACAATTTTGCCAGCCGCCGGGTCAGGAGTTGATAACGTTCACGCGAAACGGCATCCGGCAAACCTGCCGCGATCAGTTCCGATTGTTCCGCACGAATCACATCGACCTCAACTTTATGCATTGCATCGTTCCATTCAGCCATGGGTTCGGGTAAGTCGGTTTGTGTCAAAACATCGGTTGAGATCGAGCGCAACACTTCCGCCAGATCGGATTCCGGATCGGCCGCCTGCAAGACTGCGCCCACATGACGCGCCCCGCTACTTCCAATCAACTCAATTAGCGCTCTTACCATACTTAGATGAGGGCCACGCGCCAAAGTTTCAAGTTGTTGATCACCCAAGGCATGCACCAGCTCAGGATGCGCCAACAGCAACCGCAACAGCCGCTTGGCCAATGGCGTAACTGCACGTGTACGGCTTCTTGGCGAGCCACCGGCTTTCACCCGACCCGACACACGTGACGCAGAAGCCGACAAACCCGACTCAGAGGCTCCCGACGTGTTTGCGCCGACATCCATATCATCCATAAAGCCGGGCGGCTCCGTAGGGAAATGATCAAATACGGGTTCAAAATGCGTATCGTCGGCATGATGTGTTTGCGACGACTTGTTATGCCGTTCCGGCACGCGTGCCGCATTCCGCCACTGCTCAGCCTCCCTCGCTGCGTGCTCACTTGCCTCCAGATGTGCCGCCAGCTCTTCCGGGGTCAGCTTCACTTGCTGCGCAAACTCACGCTCAATTTGCACACGCAACGTTGTTTCACGCGGCAACTGCAGCAATAAGGGGCGCGCTTCGTGTACACATGCAGCCCGCCCTTCTGCTTCGTTCAGGTTATGTCGTTGAGCCAATTCGTCCAACATAAAGCGCGATAACGCCGGCGCGCCGGCAACCGTGTCGCGAAACACTTGAGCGCCATGCTCGCGCACGAA
This region includes:
- a CDS encoding branched-chain amino acid ABC transporter permease — encoded protein: MYSLYANVIAGGVLIGIVYALIALGLTIMFGVMRVVNFAHGELVVLGMYIGYLLWLSLDITPVMAVPLSAIIMFCVGYVLQIGLINRFIRRPHHAQFILFIGLALIITGIHMLVFGPDARSIADPSSFETYEVFGLRLDAVRLYGAAVALVMIALLLLFLRYSTTGSAIRAAADNQTGAQAIGLRVNRLYAVTAGIGVACAGVAGTLISPIFDTQPYLAGELTLLAFIIVIIGGMGSLMGALVGGILIGVSESVAALLINPAMKAMFSYGLMILVLLLRPQGLFGVKQR
- a CDS encoding branched-chain amino acid ABC transporter permease, translating into MNNATTRMWGGLAIAFFAIMAFLPVVTSDSIVAVLTLIMMFAFFGQAWNLMMGYVGQLSLGHGLYIGLGAYACAVSVGTFGLSPWLGILIGAAISAVVGAFVAWLGFRFAVKGIYFTLLTIAVAEMGRLSFENWSFVGGNAGYFLRVAQDTHPLLSLRGGTTFYYFCFLVLSILGFWGTALLIRSRLGYFWRAIREDEDAARAIGVRALRLKILAVMISAAMTSVGGSFYALLSGSLFPDTMMGMRFSIEIIIAPIIGGMGTLFGPIIGAFFVIPINEISNHAAQSMGIFGLNTLIYGVLILMVIVFLPDGIWPPVAKRIERWMKGGASS
- the rpoD gene encoding RNA polymerase sigma factor RpoD; translation: MTKATDKTLHDVELTSATRKPKTMAATKSESKATVKAGTDKKPARKTAARGSKAAANPEAEAVEVKKATKAAAVDKPARKTAGRKAKPETEGTEPKKRKARAAPTGRRPGRPAKAANNDGAFDDNDMDVEAEVIPDLKPVSKRGGKRAKGEKDTPARNLTPEEQEARRNRLKILIKLGKERGYLTYGEINDHLPDDLVDAEAIDGIISTFSDMGISVYDQAPDAESLLLNDNAPVASSDDDVEDEAEAALTTVDSDFGRTTDPVRMYMREMGTVELLTREGEIEIAKRIEDGLKHMVMAIAACPTTVNEILEHVQRVRDGQAQIDEIVDGLIDEDGEEYAGSGVSADEDDDGPAGGMSSKQLELLRTKSLKKFDAVNQWFDKMRKAFENEGYGSSAYKEAQEAIVNELMGIRFTAKMVEKLADRLRTQVAEVRKLEREILHICVDRAGMSRTYFIKAFPGNETNLNWVLEEVAAGHGYSETLERHVPAVHETQQKLIDLQVSVVLPLKDLKDVNKRMATGEAKARKAKREMTEANLRLVISIAKKYTNRGLQFLDLIQEGNIGLMKAVDKFEYRRGYKFSTYATWWIRQAITRSIADQARTIRIPVHMIETINKMNRINRQILQETGAEPDPATLAQKMDMPEDKVRKILKIAKEPISMETPIGDDDDSHLGDFIEDLANLSPSDSALHGSMRDVVKEVLDSLTPREAKVLRMRFGVEMSTDQTLEEVGKQFDVTRERIRQIEAKALRKLRHPSRADKLRSFLEGQ
- a CDS encoding MDR family MFS transporter, encoding MSDSSSTITFTHHEAKRVVLGLLVAIFLGGLEQTIVAVALPLMSADLSGVEYLAWVISGYLIAMTVATPIYGKLGDIYGRRLMLFSAIVIFLLSSVLCAMATTMPVMILARVIQGVGGAGLLAVSQTIVGDIISPRDRGRYQGYISTAFAIASVTGPVVGGLLTEYISWRWIFWINVPLCVLAYLTARRALDKLPIPKLRRSIDYLGALLLTVGLAILLIAISRVGHGTAITESLNLLLYSVSVAVLASFIWQEKRAPDPVIPLMLLRNRAVAASSLMLFIAFIQMICMTILIPLRLQMLTHAGADEAAVQLLPLSLSIPVGAWIAGSLMAKLGHYRRLQLAGTVILPIAMAATAYTPADSTLLIILCTSLGGFAIGLLLPTSAVAAQNAVEHRHLGVATGLISFSRSLGAAIGIAVLTAVLFALLQQYTPAGLSLSVSATDVIGEMVEGALQTATPEERQAMVEAGVLAFRHVFLLSAAIALIGIVACLSAPDRRLSEKKPEVESHHY
- a CDS encoding ABC transporter substrate-binding protein; the protein is MNTRFSRRSLIKSAGAAAVMSALPMRFSWANNHPTKVGVILPTSGVLAFPGQASRRGVEFAGMINKERNGPAMELIYADTESKAENGRVAAEKLIREGCSVLIGCWDTGATISAAQACEAAKVPLVINIASAPQITEQGFTQIFRNFTPATQLVSNAVQRIRELAAKTDDPPKTATVLYVNDTFGQSALKAMQAEWAKQNLPIEILDTIGYDVRAKDLSVEVAKAKATGAELLLPITRVNDAIMIVREMVKQEYNPKAIIGPGSPGPYEKAFTDALGKYGDDYMVCVPWLNVKNPRAVELAKRFEAMDSKNRFELNVGFSYEAVDIVADALRRAKSNDAAAIHAALKTTDIKDHVMWGGPIQFNEKGQNPNIGVALLQNQNSEPTVVGPAEAAVAEVVYPMRPFNER